One region of Miscanthus floridulus cultivar M001 chromosome 19, ASM1932011v1, whole genome shotgun sequence genomic DNA includes:
- the LOC136529701 gene encoding GDSL esterase/lipase At5g37690-like — protein sequence MAAQAAVVVLALATVVAGAASTPAAAATTTSKSPPVIYIFGDSMSDVGNNNYLLLSIAKCNYPWYGIDYKTGYPTGRFTNGRTIGDIMAAKFGSPPPVPFLSLYMTDDEVLGGVNFASGGAGLLNETGIYFVQYLSFDNQISSFEQIKNAMIAKIGKKAAEETINGAIFQIGLGSNDYVNNFLRPFMADGIVYTHDEFIGLLMDTIDRQLTRLYNLGARHIWFSGLAPLGCIPSQRVLSDDGECLDDVNAYAMQFNAAAKNLIEGLNAKLPGARMYLSDCYSIVMELIDYPQKHGFKTSHTSCCDVDTSVGGLCLPTAQLCPNRKDFVFWDAYHTSDAANQIIADRLFAEMVGSAAVVPGNGTSPPRVVSAPTPTQAAPAHKP from the exons ATGGCTGCTCAGGCCGCCGTGGTCGTCCTCGCGCTTGCAACGGTGGTCGCCGGCGCAGCTTCGACGCCAGCAGCTGCTGCTACGACGACGTCCAAGAGTCCGCCGGTCATCTACATTTTCGGGGACTCCATGTCGGACGTGGGAAACAACAACTACCTCCTCCTCTCCATCGCCAAGTGCAACTACCCCTGGTACGGCATCGATTACAAGACCGGCTACCCCACTGGGAGGTTCACCAATGGCAGGACCATCGGAGACATCATGG CCGCCAAGTTCGGCTCCCCGCCTCCGGTGCCGTTCCTCTCCCTGTACATGACCGACGACGAGGTCCTCGGCGGCGTCAACTTCGCGTCCGGCGGCGCTGGGCTCCTCAACGAGACTGGCATTTACTTT GTTCAGTACCTGTCGTTCGACAACCAGATATCGTCCTTTGAGCAGATCAAGAACGCGATGATCGCCAAGATCGGCAAGAAGGCCGCCGAGGAGACTATCAATGGCGCAATCTTCCAGATCGGGCTCG GAAGCAACGACTACGTCAACAACTTCCTGCGGCCGTTCATGGCGGACGGCATCGTGTACACCCACGACGAGTTCATCGGCCTCCTCATGGACACCATTGACAGGCAGCTGACG AGGCTGTACAATCTCGGCGCGCGCCACATCTGGTTCAGCGGACTGGCGCCTCTCGGCTGCATCCCGTCGCAGCGCGTCCTCTCGGACGACGGCGAGTGCCTGGACGACGTGAACGCGTACGCCATGCAGTTCAACGCCGCGGCCAAGAACCTGATCGAGGGGCTGAACGCCAAGCTGCCCGGCGCGCGCATGTACCTCTCCGACTGCTACTCCATCGTCATGGAGCTCATCGACTACCCACAGAAACACG GGTTCAAGACGTCGCACACGTCGTGCTGCGACGTGGACACGTCGGTGGGGGGCCTGTGCCTGCCGACCGCGCAGCTCTGCCCCAACCGCAAGGACTTCGTGTTCTGGGACGCGTACCACACCTCCGACGCCGCCAACCAGATCATCGCCGACCGCCTCTTCGCCGAGATGGTGGGCTCCGCCGCCGTGGTGCCGGGGAACGGCACGTCCCCGCCCCGAGTCGTTAGCGCGCCGACGCCGACCCAGGCAGCGCCGGCGCACAAGCCGTGA